In the Triticum aestivum cultivar Chinese Spring chromosome 2B, IWGSC CS RefSeq v2.1, whole genome shotgun sequence genome, ATAACTGATCAACTATAcggcatgtatttgaaaaatacttATTTATGATTGTGATTTTTTTATATCACATATATTAATAACTGGTCAACTATACGGCATGCGCAAGAGTTTCTTTTGCAAATATAACGTTGCGTAGTACTCCTACGTATCACGTCCAGAAATAAGAGACCAATGTCTCACCGAGCCTCCTCAGAGAGCTCAGGCGATTCTGGCCGTCGGATCGTACTGCTTGATGCATTTTCGGCCGTTGGATCCAGAGATGGGAGGAGTTGGGTCGTCGGATCTCAAGATGGCACTATAGAAATGAATAGTATTTGATTCTAACTGCCTCCATGCGTTGCCTGTTACTCTGTTTGTTTGATAGGGCCTCGCTGACATGCGGGTCCCGTTGCGGGTGGGCCCTATTTGTCAGCGACCGTGTCTGTGGCTCCAGCGCGTCGCGTCCACCGACGGTAAATATCCCCTGCCACCGCACGTTATTTCCTGCCCCCACCGAGGGTATTTCGGTCTTTTTGCTTCCAGGGTCGTGCGTGGCATGCGGTGGTTGGCTCGTGCGGCTATGGGGTGGGGGAGGGCGGCGGCCCATCCATTCGTGCTCTCATTCGTCCCCCTCGTCCACTTCCCTGGCATAGCCGCCGctcgtcctcctctccccctcgtTCCTCACGACCGCTGATgtgcctccctcctccttcccatGGAATCTCCATCGGCCCTTCCTCGTGCTCAAGATGTGGAGGGGCAACAGGTGACGGTGGAGGAGAAGATCCACGACCAGCTGCCGCCGGTCATCCTCCTACCGCGCCGACCCGCGtatcctctccctctcctcgcgccgccgccggcccccgaTCCCGTGCCTCCAGCCCTGGTTCGAGTGCGCGGCGCCCTTCGGCGTCGACGATCGACAGGGCGAGATGGCGCCCGCCGCCAGTCCCCAATCCCGCGCCTCCCGCCCCTGCTTCGCGCATGCGACGAAACAACTGTTGGTGTGGTAGCGGCCTTCGGCGACGAGGAGGCCCAGGGCGACACGACCTGCGGTGGCGTTGGTGCTCCCCAGTGCAACCACTCCGATGACTGCCAGGTGAGCCATTCCCCAAGTCGCTTGTGCTTTCTCTCAATTGGATTAGCCCTGGCTAATTGATTTCGGATTTCTGTTGCCTGCAGATCCGTTGTTCTTGTGGTCGTTGGGCTGGATTGGTTGTCGCACTCATCGGTCTATGGGTAAGCCTCGTTTTGACCCGGTTTTGTCTGCTTTAGTTGAGCCATGATCTTGACACTTGTTTTGCTGCCGACTGGTCTATTCTTTGTAGGAGCTCCTTTTGGTCAACCCTCTTGTCTGCTCATTGTTGGATCTATGGCAGCCTCCCTGTCTTCGTCCAGGGACTTACAGGTCGACCCCTCTTCTCCTTCTATCTGCTGTTGTTCCTTTCTGTATCTAGGTTAGTGCTCGTGTGCGTGTATATTTGATGTTGAGATCGGTAAACTGTGGTTGTCGTTCATGTAGATGTGCACAGAGTGTCTTTCTTTGTTGTGTTATATTGGTGGAGACAGAGAGTGCTATCAACTGGTTGTATTTTAGTGGTTTTATTTCCCTTTTTGTTTCTTTGTGGTTTACATGAGTGTGCTTTGGCTGGATGCTACTAGGGCTGGAAATTTTTCCTCATTTGCACATGGGTGCTTCGTGCTtggtggttttttttctttttgttcaaTTGGCATGGCCTACTAATGTGTGTGCTAGCCCTGCGTGTCCTATGTCATTCCAGTGGCGTCAGTTTGTGAGGATTGAATGATGGGCGTCAGTTTGTGAGGATTGAATGATAGAACATGCTGGTCATAGTGTGTTGCCAGGAAGGTGTGGATGCAATAAGACATGTGCCCTTTAGTTTAGTCTGGGTTTTTTAGGGGTTTTGGTTTAGTCTGGTACATTTGAATTAGTCTGCTTGTCCGTGTCCATTTAGTCTTTTGCTTTTGGTTGGCACTTTAAGGGTTGTTTGCCGAGAAACAGAGATTTGTTTCTCCATTCACACATGGTAAGAAGAGGTTGGATTTGTTTGTGTTGGATTGATGCATGTGAAAGAGTCAGGCCAGCAAGTAGTTGTACTGTATGAAGATGCGGAGGAGCAAGTTAGTAGTACTATAATAGTGGgctatatgtggaggaaagagaggcaaggaaaaagtgaagaagtgggctctcatgcaagagccagcctctactacatggtggagcattgggagaggcacctgcatggaggtggtcaggaatcgggagactcacgccagtcgtagcgccgcagttaaaatgataatggcaagtcaaatcacggggccccacctgtcctgCAGTAACTCGCTgacaaatcacacaaccctacatttgcagcagcctactccctcatcttctcacgtctctgtcgaaccgactaggcggaactgccccgcctaccgcgcaggaaaagccccaccctcgatttttaaatacaactacatctggTTAAGAATCCAATGATCTACTTTTTATGACATAGTAACTcgtatttagttagtcaaatggatgacctagaactacgtgcacgccctataaaccgagacgcctaaaaataaaaaaccgagacggagagggtagttcaacacgtatctttttagatcaatatagtcgggattcaccaaggagcaaaaccaagtggtaggctgctcctgtcgtgttggcgtagcaactcaagcagggtcagtccgcacacgaaatggcaacacacttaacaggacccctttggccgacatgtggctcacccaccgtcttgttccatgtgcgatgcaccaaattatagtttggagcagtggttggaattggaggcaccccggtcgtagcgccgcagtagtagaaaatgagcgatgaggggtcaaatcacaaagccccacctttaccgcattaagctggacggacgaagcaaccatcatttcactctagggcgcaagagcataaagaaaagagaaaataatgatgcatgcggcagctacctagggcaccctagggtaggggtctccactacagatccttttttttaaagcgcctccactacaaatcggcttctccctcgtcctcttgaagaaaaccgatgatgagtgcggcggtagggtttgtaggagtactacggtgtgcagggccacgtcgtagtaaacgggttcgagtcgacgccttaaatatgtgtgggccgcttggttttacgggaaggaggcagcattttgggttcggggaccagtggagatatagtacatacaaaaaattgttgacgtaggttcgaccgaaaggcaatgatgcatgggccctggattttgatatacccggggccgcgtgaaattgctactctactcaaaactagtaaggtacacatgcattgaacgcatgagatttcgaaaccaaattatgaataaatacacactatagcatgtaaagctttgagtcatatatgcatgatgtagatgttcgtttagttcttatagttcatctcattcaaaatcaattagttttataaaaatgttaagattcatggggttgtgcattgtaaagcataaagtaaaaaacaaataatggcaattcatttagaaaaaaatcaattatgatacagaatattcttgaacaaaggagaagtgcttgtgttttaagttttgtgcattatgcttaagttcaaccatggagtcttccaaattgtacatgtggcagatctggtggaatgttgatgatatccaacggccagtagtgctcggattttccatctctgcactgtcggattagcttcatccagcgaccatctttcaaagttattggcacactatatagttcttgtgccatagttgcatgttttggaaaaaaactactagtgggttgtactatctatttaggaatagaagatgtatacatggaagttgtagggaaagagatgacatggagcatctcaatttctatgagtagggattggaaaagagatgtcatttggttcacatcatagaaacttttctattgaatctagagatgacatgtatctcaactcctatgaggagggatgagaaaagagatgtaatttggttcatatcataggaacttttctattgaatatacgctaaagtttattttcctttgaaattaagggagtataggaatccattcgtATGAACCAAGTGGCTCCAAAGTTacagaaatgatatcatgtttatttcctttcaaatgtggagtatatgaatctattcctatgaactaattggctctaaaggaaaaaatcctataaaaatcatatcatatagagttcctatgatattcctcgacaccaaaggatggttgaaattgttgcgggtgatacgatggtctttctttgtagactcctcccccatctttatagttgcctctcgaagatgaatgaaatgatatatacagggtattcttcatgtgcaatttggtacacgaaaacttggtaaaagtttgcgaggttcgaattttcaataaagctatatgcattgcatttcggaatggagggagcatatggcagttgctaacactcacgtggaagatttgtgtgtaggaggagtggttgttctgttaaatgacatggcaaaactgacactgccagatgccgatctaacggttcttacggcgttcgtcgggaaaaggcttgtggcgaatgtttttcggataatgatttacggacacatgtaTTGCATTGAtacgcgccctcctctctctctcatgcacacgcaccctcacgagtcacgactctcccgagtcctctcgtagactcacacgtcgcacccaccgtctatctgcaggtagacgtcacacacatatgtgctcttcacaccctaccctcagaacttctaaaaaacaaaagacgttacacacattttattttagctcacacgtcacacacttatactattactcttgagGCGAACGTTCTTTCGGCacagtatattgtactctcacgaagagaagcggtgcacgcacgcactagttctctcacacccactcgtaggtacatgtaggagcgcatttttttgaagctggtacaacaatatcactccactatatatataagcaggtgccttagcacttgctttactagggttcctctcgttcactctctcatgctctctagatctaagcaagacataggtggccacactctctctcagctcacagttggtcacaaatccggccagacAACCTTGACCGGGCCAGGGGTGTAGGTGCaccgttcacgctgtcgtcggcggcgagggaggagatcAACGACTGCCCGCGCATCCCGATCGgtggccgtgccattctctccaaGAGAGcgtcggctcgggagggcctccggccccttcttcctccctgcggtattgtggccaagatgcggcctcccgacgccgtctttgccacatgtcgacgaccctcgggtatatattccttcgaaacctgccttgctctactgccccagctcccttcgtgtggatctttttctacttccgtccactgttccaaagccacctagacttttactattattagaggtaaagctagttcatacagtcgactctaagagttggttcaaacagggaagaaagtgggaaagttgtagcatgcatctaggacttggttctaagaggaaacgggggaagtagtagatactggctacccaaccggtctcttggttgaaaagacgaagaaagcatggtggatggcgaagggtggggggaagtggacctatctcttggttgaaaaacgaaagaaagtgacgggtattgggggacaacacaaatgagaatgagcaggtctagatttcctgtgctcacataggaaaatgtcaccgagataaaaaatgggacaaatgcagacatgctgcctgagtgtttgccactctcggcagccacatctgcctcaccactttatgcccttgtccctacgcccatatcgctaccgttaatgtaaaatcacatgaagcattaagcaataccacctaatgtcactataagtaatggtctagtgccgtc is a window encoding:
- the LOC123043250 gene encoding uncharacterized protein; translation: MESPSALPRAQDVEGQQVTVEEKIHDQLPPVILLPRRPAYPLPLLAPPPAPDPVPPALVRVRGALRRRRSTGRDGARRQSPIPRLPPLLRACDETTVGVVAAFGDEEAQGDTTCGGVGAPQCNHSDDCQIRCSCGRWAGLVVALIGLWELLLVNPLVCSLLDLWQPPCLRPGTYRSTPLLLLSAVVPFCI